AAGCACTAAGGGTTCATTTTACTGGAAGTAAGGGGCCGAGCCCAACTTGAGTATAAGCCAGTTTAGGGTGGAAGACTGGCCTttacagagtcctgacctcaacctgatagaatTCACCTTTAGGATGAATTACAGTGGAGACTGCAAGCTAGACCTTCTCATCCATCATCAgtatctgacctcacaaatgcgcatCTGGAAGAAtagtcaaaaattcccataaacacactcctaaaccttcacagaagagttaaagctgcaaagggtgggctaATATCATAAACCCTGTGGAtgaagaattggatgttactcaagttcatatgcatgtgaaggcaggcgggccaatacttttggcaatatagtgtaataTCTATATTACATGGCTGCAAAATTAAttggatttatatttataatttatattttatttattagctatttaatgcaaattaaattataattatatgtgATTATCTCAATGCATTAAATCAAACTGacaggcggcacagtggtgtagtggttaacactgtggccttcCCCcaccaaagtccaaagacaggcagctaattggcatttccaaattacccacagtgtgtgagtgtttgtttcCGCCatgactggcaccctgtccagggtgtatgcCAAGTCCCTTGGGATAGcctccaggcttcctgtgaccctgtaacaggataagtggtagagagtgagtgagttttagTGACTCCTGCTTAACATGGCACTATCCAGACTTCAACACAAGTATTACAAAACCTGCATTTTCAAACTTTtagataagtaaaaaaaaaattgttacagtctaaaaggttttgttttcaACCTGCctaacatttttgcattttgtataaTTACAGGAACAGGATTTTCTGAACCCCTGTCCTGAGCTGAAAGGGTTTGACCTGTGTATAGACAAAGGCACTTTCGACGCTATTAGTTTGAACCCTGAGGACAGAGAAATGGCAAAACTCCAGTATCTCACATCACTGAAAGCCGCTCTTAAGCCGCAGGGACATTTTGTCATCACCTCCTGTAACTGGACCAAAGAACAGCTGCTGCAGATCTTCAGCCCAAGTACGGGAGCTAAAGTTACTTAAAAGTAGAGCAACTTTagatatacaaaaaaattaaataaaatagaacaaaaaaaaaaaggggtgggAGGATTACTGACGCTAACTTaatgaaaaagttaaaaatagtaGTAAAAAAAGTAGTAGTAGAAGAGAGTAAAATTTATTTCAGTATATTTGGGTTTCTGCTTGCAACTTTactttacccccccccccagtaCCTGTACTgatcagtttcagaggaattattttgtttgttgaaTCACATAATGagctatgaatcatttaagcataaaaacctATTTAACCTGTGGCataaaccagtaagaaacagatGCAGGTGAAGATGGGTAATCAGGTCAGTggttagtatactggtgatgctgaatgctgagtggttggaacagtcAGGAGAGGAGAAatgcatttcattggctctgtATGTGTacttttgcacaatgacaataaaattgaATCTAAACTAATCTAATCGAAAAAATGATGATGTTGCAaaagttgttacataaacaaccattttttagattgtatctttaggcaagAATTTCACTTAGGACTGTAGGCAAAATCAGTACTGAAGCACAACTTTGTTTATAACATAATCCTCCCTACAGTACGACGgcttgggttagggttagctaACACATCATCTCTCTTACTTACAATAAACCTATGTTAACATCTGATGTTATGCATATAATTGCATGCAAATGCATtccttttaataatttttattctccTTGGAGAGACATTGGCATAGTTGTTAGCAATGTGGCACCTCCAGTCACAGGGTTCGAGTCCCGAAGTTTGTATGTTCTGcccgtgcatggtgggtttcctcttggtcctccggtttcctttcacagtcaaaggacatgcagattaggttaattggcgtttccaaatttcccattgtgtgtgtgtgtgcgcacctTACAATAGATTAGGACCCTGTCCGGGGAGTACCCTGTCTCGAGGCTAAattctcctggtataggctcaaGCTTCCCccaccctgtacacaggataagcaatgtagaagataaatgaatgcatgaatgGATGACATTTCTCCTGGTACACCAAGGCCTTTATATGCTACcacaagtaaaaaacaaacaaactactaATTCAATACAAGGCCACAGTGACCAATCTAGTCACCAAAGAACTCCAGACCATTGAATGCGATTAGAGGCTCTTGGGACACCCTGTAAATACAGCTTGTACAAGGATTTGAcagaaaacacatacacacacacacgcacacacacattaaatgcCATTTTGCCATTAAGGAGCATgttttcttgctgttttttAGGCCTATTTGTCCCTtttttgaatattaattatatgATAAAAAGCTGCATATGTAATTCAAGCTCCcatatgtatttatgtaaaatctTCAACGGTAATAATACTTGAATACTTAATTATTTTGaatactgaagaaaaaaaaaatcagaacaaAAATTTATCATCAGTCTTAAATTctcctgtatgtgtgtatcttCCAGGCTTTAAATTGCTACAAGAGCTGCCTACACCGTGTTTCCAGTTTGGTGGTGTGACTGGGAACAGCGTCACAGTTTTGGTCCTCAAAAGACTCAGCTGACACGGTTTTAAAGTGTCCTTGGAAATCATTTGTAAACTTGTAAATGTCCCACTGCTTATTCTTATGTTTCTTTCTcacatgcataaaaataaaaaaggatttgAAATGCTCTTGGTCTGTTTCCTACTCGTTTTGTAAGATCCCTCTTCACCCGGACAAGAGATCTGTTCTCCACATATTTAAATTCTCTTATTTTGTTGATATGATATTCTGATTTATTGATGTCctttcatttaataaataagaaaagagcattaatttatttttatatgtccTGTCTGCTTGATAAAACCTGATATTGATCCCGGCTTGTAGTGTAGTAATACATAAGCGATACCATCTGAGGGCACTATTCACCAACTTTTGTAGAATAAACCACAGTTGTATTGAAACTGAAATACAACATCAAAAACACTTTTTAGCATGCattgaaattatttaatcatggttaaagtttaagtaaaaaaatcacGAATATCCAGTGTGTGGATGTTGTACAACCACAAGAATATACGTATATACATTGACTTCTTGTTTCTGGCAGCTCAGAAGGTGTAATTTCTTTAATGGAGAAGAAAGCAGGGAAGCTGGGAGAAGAAAAATGACTATATCTAGATTATTTGTGATAACTAGAGCtatttttaacattacatgTTACTACTAATGGTGGcacagtgacttagtggttagcactgttgcctccaggttccaggttcaattcccgccacggttctgtgtgcatggagtttgcatgttctccctgtgcttggtgggtttcctcccacagtccaaagacatgcagattaggataactggtgttcccaaattgcccgtactgtgtgtgtgtatatgtgtgccctgtgatggattggccccccGTTCTAAgatataggctccaggtcctccCAACCCTCTGTACAGGAAAAAAGTGTATACAAGTAGACAATAAGTGAGATTGAGATGTAACTACAGATAGTGTGCATTATTTATTAACTATAATGTTAGTGCTGGCAACATGCTCtgtataatatatgtataagCAGCATAGCCCTAagcatgtgttttttgtttgcctgtttgtgaaagtgtgtgtgcttctgtATACGTAGGTCCATATCTACCCCATCCATTATGGAAATGGATCACCAAATTACTTGATATGATCTGGGTGGTGAATGACTCCAGGTGCTTCCGTGACACTGACGTGGTAGTCTGTGTATCTCTGTTATGAGTGTATAAAGTGCAGAAGTGTTTTTAAACACTATGCACGCTTACCGGCAATCAACTTGCCACTCTATCAGTGTCATTCTCGAACCGCAGAACTGCTGTTGGCTGAATATTAAGATCTTTAAAACCCTCATACTGCCACAACACACACTACCACACTATCAGCATGTCAGCGTCACTGCTGTGCTAAAAACGGTCCACCGTTCACTTTGACATGaggtatatttatacatatggGTAAGCTTTGGTTTCTTTTTTGCCTGTAGAAGCCCCTACTTAAATCAGGCTGTCACTCCAGCTAGATCACTGGATCATCAGAAAGGCTTTTCCTTCTTTAATAATGCATAGAACCTCAGGAAGTAGCTCTAATGTCGCTGCAGTCACTGTTCTGGGacatttcactttttattatcattttaatatttcaccGTCGTCGTAGTGGAGCCTTAATGAAGCtgactgtacttttttttctgtaatactCTGTCATATGTCTCTTATCTATTAGTTAGCCTGTCTTCTCAGTAGTGCTCTGATGGTATATGTATTATGAGCAGCATGAAAGTTTCTTTCAATTTTTATAATATAGAAACCCCACCTCATTTCAAATTCATTTAATGACTAAATAACATTGCTCTGGATAACCACATGCATAACATTAACCCATTACTGTAACCTTTTCGGAGATTTGagctattggatcggactacatgAGCCTGCCTTCGCCTCTGCCATGTACACCACTTTttgtaggtcctgaccac
This genomic stretch from Clarias gariepinus isolate MV-2021 ecotype Netherlands chromosome 13, CGAR_prim_01v2, whole genome shotgun sequence harbors:
- the eef1akmt2 gene encoding EEF1A lysine methyltransferase 2 isoform X1, encoding MASECSHVQESSSGSHAGSGEDFAPSKLGTKEYWENAYNRELQTFRDIGDVGEIWFGEESMNRVIRWMEKQNTPENAAILDIGTGNGVFLVELEQDFLNPCPELKGFDLCIDKGTFDAISLNPEDREMAKLQYLTSLKAALKPQGHFVITSCNWTKEQLLQIFSPSFKLLQELPTPCFQFGGVTGNSVTVLVLKRLS
- the eef1akmt2 gene encoding EEF1A lysine methyltransferase 2 isoform X2, which codes for MNRVIRWMEKQNTPENAAILDIGTGNGVFLVELAKHGFMNLTGIDYSSASIELASNVLAEEGLTNIKVQEQDFLNPCPELKGFDLCIDKGTFDAISLNPEDREMAKLQYLTSLKAALKPQGHFVITSCNWTKEQLLQIFSPSFKLLQELPTPCFQFGGVTGNSVTVLVLKRLS